From a region of the Polynucleobacter corsicus genome:
- the tgt gene encoding tRNA guanosine(34) transglycosylase Tgt: protein MTKPVHFNILARDSASPARLGQLELPHGSVQTPIFMPVGTYGTVKAMTPRDLHEAKAQIILGNTFHLWLRPGLDVVKKHGGLHRFMGWDKPILTDSGGFQVFSLGALRKISEEGVTFASPINGDKLFMSPEVSMEIQAVLNSDIAMQFDECTPYEIKGQATSEKTARASLEMSLRWGDRSLKRFRELETGNGLFGIVQGGMFENLREFSLDAVSQQGFDGIAIGGLSVGEPKPEFERILNFTAPKLPEHMPHYLMGVGTPEDLMLGVSLGIDMFDCVMPTRNARNGWLFTRFGDLKLRNSGYKDDDRPVDPTCACYTCKNFTRSYLNHLQKANEILGSQLNTIHNLSYYLQLMEEVRESLAKDRFSAYREEFHRNRQRGVEPGQD from the coding sequence ATGACAAAACCCGTTCACTTTAATATCCTCGCGCGTGACTCTGCCAGCCCCGCTCGCCTTGGTCAGCTTGAGCTTCCTCACGGCAGCGTTCAAACACCAATATTTATGCCAGTGGGAACTTATGGCACCGTGAAGGCGATGACGCCACGCGATCTTCATGAGGCTAAAGCCCAAATTATTTTGGGCAATACCTTTCATCTGTGGCTGCGACCTGGCTTAGATGTTGTGAAGAAGCATGGTGGCTTACACCGCTTCATGGGCTGGGATAAGCCAATCCTCACTGACTCTGGCGGTTTTCAGGTCTTTAGCCTAGGAGCGCTCAGGAAAATTTCCGAGGAAGGCGTTACCTTTGCGTCTCCGATCAATGGCGATAAATTATTTATGTCGCCAGAAGTGTCAATGGAAATTCAAGCAGTACTTAATAGCGATATCGCGATGCAGTTTGATGAATGTACTCCTTACGAAATCAAGGGTCAGGCAACCTCAGAAAAAACTGCGCGCGCCTCATTAGAAATGTCACTGCGCTGGGGTGATCGCTCCTTAAAACGCTTTCGCGAGCTCGAGACTGGCAATGGCCTTTTTGGCATCGTCCAAGGCGGCATGTTTGAAAACCTCCGTGAATTCTCCCTAGATGCCGTAAGTCAGCAGGGCTTTGATGGCATTGCGATCGGCGGTCTCTCGGTTGGCGAACCCAAGCCCGAGTTTGAGCGCATCCTCAATTTTACAGCCCCGAAGCTTCCAGAACACATGCCCCATTACTTAATGGGTGTTGGCACTCCTGAAGACCTGATGCTAGGCGTCAGTCTGGGTATTGATATGTTTGACTGCGTCATGCCGACCCGTAACGCCCGCAATGGCTGGCTCTTTACCCGCTTTGGTGACCTCAAGCTGCGTAATTCAGGGTACAAGGACGATGATCGCCCTGTCGACCCTACCTGTGCTTGCTACACCTGTAAAAATTTCACCAGATCCTACTTAAATCACCTCCAAAAGGCGAATGAGATCTTGGGGTCGCAGCTCAATACCATCCACAATCTCTCGTATTACCTACAGTTGATGGAAGAGGTCCGAGAATCCCTAGCTAAAGACCGTTTTAGCGCCTATCGCGAGGAATTTCATCGGAATCGCCAACGCGGCGTAGAACCCGGACAGGATTAA
- the yajC gene encoding preprotein translocase subunit YajC, giving the protein MWISNAFAQAPAAGADSGGLMSFLPLVLMFAVLYFIMIRPQMKRQKETKAMLESLSVGDEVVTVGGIIGKVTALKIQVVTVEIAAGTQVQMQKGAITTVLPKGSLKSA; this is encoded by the coding sequence ATGTGGATTAGTAACGCTTTTGCCCAGGCTCCAGCCGCGGGCGCAGATTCTGGTGGCTTGATGAGCTTCCTTCCCCTTGTGTTGATGTTTGCAGTCTTGTACTTCATCATGATTCGCCCACAAATGAAGCGTCAAAAAGAAACTAAGGCAATGCTGGAGTCTCTTTCGGTTGGCGACGAGGTAGTCACTGTTGGCGGCATCATTGGCAAAGTAACTGCATTAAAAATCCAAGTAGTGACTGTTGAAATTGCTGCTGGTACTCAAGTGCAAATGCAAAAAGGCGCCATCACAACAGTATTGCCAAAAGGCTCACTGAAGTCTGCTTAA